The nucleotide sequence tcgggaggcggaggttgcagtgagccaatattgcaccactgtactccagcctgaacgacagagccagaagccgtctcaaaaaaaaaaaaaaatatatatatatatatatatatatatatatataaatgtcttTACCCCAGACCTGACTAGCAGCAGCCAGCATCCATCTTTAGCcagcccactccccaccccactccccaccccactcccagtgGCCAAAATAAACCTTCCTGGGAACCAGTGGCCATACCTTCATGACAATAAATCAATCTGCTCAAAGAACCCTGTGATGTCAGTTTCTGAGGTAGCTTCTAACAGGACCCTAACAGGATTTCTTAGAAAAAGTTTCACTCcaaacatcttttcatttttatttttttccgagacagggtctcactctgccatccaggcaAGAGTGCCAGTGGCAgaataacagctcactgcagcttcaacctcccatgctccagtgattctcccacctcagcctcctgagtagctgggactacaggcatacatcatcatgcccagctaattttttttttattttttgtagagacagggtcccattatgttgcctaggttgttctcaaactcctggactcaagtgatccttccaccttggcctccctaagtgctgggattccaagtgtgagccaccacatctggcctctaAAAAGCTCTAAAAACAGTTTACTAACACTCATTTGGGAGGCATCTTTAAAGAGAGGAACTTTCCAGGCTTTCAGCAAATCACATCATATAGGAAGCTTGGTAAGattaatagtatatatttttaaaaggaaatttttctAATCTGTCTTTGCCTCACTGAAGTATTTCATAATGTTAACTCAGAATTAGTCACTGTGGTTTGTCATGCTGTTATCTATGTCAAAAGTTTAAAAGGCCTGCCACCTGCTATTCCAAAAACACTCTTGCCAATCTTGACCCACGAGAGCACCTTTGGCAATGGTTTCTGTTTATCTCCAAAATgataagcagaaaaataaaagggagTAGAGGGAAGAAGTAGTTTTTGTTTTGCAAAGGCCAAGTTCTTTCTGCATGATTTTTTTAGAAGCCATTTCTTTTCAAAACCAAGATCCACTCCTTGAAAATGGAAATCTGATTTTCACCTTTTAGTAAAACCATTTCCACTTAGCCCACCCTCTTAAAATTCTGAGTAAAAACCAATGCAACAACTTTTGCAAcatatacaaacattaattcTAAGAATAAAGTTTAACAAAGCACTAAAAATTCAGACACAAATTTGGGGCTTTAATAAAAGatgtaaagttattttttaacacTTACCCACTCCTCGACATTGGGGGGCTGCTCATCATAAATGTGTTCCTTGTCCCACAAAATATTGGACTTGTCATACCTGTCCATCTTTCTTCGAGTTTTCAcagcaaagaaaattattaaagcaAAAGCCACAATAATCATGAACCCCAGTACAATGGCAATGGCCTAAAAAGGAGTGAAAAATATTGGCATAATTAGATTTTAATTGCTTAATCACAATTCACCCTCTACATATTATTAAAACCCTTATCTACCTAAGGCCCTACTAAATCCATGTGGTTTAATTGATAGAAAACTGAAGCAAATAGTTACATTTCAGACATATCATAAAACCTAACCCACACTAACTGGGCTAAGGCCAGCAAatgtacacacacgtacatactgCTTGACTCAATCCTCGGAAAATGCCTAATGTTAGGAACTATCAATCATCACCCTCACTTCAGAGCTGTAAAAAACTAGTTCCAAAGCTTGTACACCTACGGGCCAAGCTTTGTGCACCTACGAGAATGGCCAGTAAAGTAACTCAATCATTGGCATACTTCTAAAGGGCCTGAAAAATGCTACTCTCAAAAGTATTAACAGCTTTGAAATAGCCAATCATGCTTGTAATCTTGTTCAAAACGTATGCTTGGCAAGCCTTTTTACACTGAATGTAAATTTCTGTCCATAGATCTCTATCTTACCAAAAATGATGAAGACATGGATCTAATCAAGCTATAAATAGCAAATTGACTAATGATTGATTTGGTCTGGCAGGTTTCTCTGTTTTAGGAGTCTTGCATACTAGTAGAAAGGGCCCTGTAACAAAGAAACTTCCTACTCTTAACAGTTCTCCCAGTGGTGATAGGATATTAAAAGGTATATTGGCCTGGGAGGCACTTGAAGTTGAGGGAAATATCAGGCCTCTACCCTGGATGTCTGCTAATGGGAACAAGAGGCTCTCCTTCCAGCTGTCTTGACAGTGACATCATTTTTCAAAGAGTAAGTAGTAAGAGAACTAAGAGGGATAGGGGTGTGGTAGGATAGGAGTACCAACCCTCAGTCCCTATCTACCATGGACATGTCTAAATGGCAACAACGAGCATTGTGAAAACCTACATCTGCAGGGAAAACCTTCAGTCTTCTAAATAATGGTAGACAGATACTAGAGGTCTAACTCCAAAGGAGTGACTCATTCAGGAATGGGAACTCCTGAGTTAgtgtaagaaaaaaggaaaaacaagggaAAAAAGATTAGTAACTCAGAAACATTTCAGATATTAATATAATCAGTATGACTCATGGTTACTAAGGTAGGTTTCTCAACTCCAACCTGCACATTTGAATCACTTGCTTAGCTTTTAAACATACTAACTTAcactctgaaaactataaaacactattAAAAGAAGTTTAACAAGACCTACATAAATCAAAAGAATCTTAGGTTCACGAATCAGAAGACTTGTAATTGTAAAGATGACAATACATCCAAAATtgacctacagattcaatataaCCCTTCAAAATCCTAGCtggcatttttttccaaaattgacATGCTGATCttaaaatccatatggaaatgcaaggaaTCCAGAATCTAGCCAAAGCAGTcttgaagaacaaagttggagaactccCACTccacaatttcaaaacttactataaagttacagtaatcaagacagtatggtactggcattagGACATATGATTAATGCAACTGAactgagagcccagaaataaatgtcCACATTTATGatcaattcatttttgacaaaggcatgaAGAAAACTTAGTGGAGGAATAGTCCTTTCAACAAGTAACACTGAGACAACTGCATATAAACATGCGAAAGCTTTCAGAACTCTTGCTTCCATCATGCCCAAAATTAACACAACATGAATCACAGACCTAACTGTAAAAGCTAAAATTATGAAactatagaaaaattaaatagaaaacataggagtaaatccTTGTGACCCTGAATTAGGCAAAGcattagatatgacaccaaaaatacaagcaacagaagaaaaattaaataaactggacatcatcaaaactaaaaactttttttcttttttttttttttttgagacagagttttgctcttgttgtctaggctggagtgcagtggcacaatttcagctcactgcaacctccacctcctgggttcaagtgattctcctgcctcagcctactgagtagctgggattacaggcgtgccaccatgtccagctaatttttctatttttagtagagatggagtttcaccatgttggccaggctggtctcgaactcctgacctcaggtgatccgcccaccttggccttccaaagtgctgggattacaggcgtgagctaccatgcccggcccaaaactaaaagcttttatgcaaaggacaccatcaagaaagtgaaaagatgcctataatcccagcggtttggaaggccaaggcaggatcacttgagcccaggagttccagcccagaccgggcaacaaagtgagaccctgtctctacaaaaaaatttttaaaaaattatccgggtgtggtggcatgcccctgtggtcctagctactcaggagactgaggtaggagggtcacttgagcccaggaggtcaaggctgcagtgagctgtgactgcaccactgcaccccagcctgggtgacagtgagactctgtctcaaaaacaaaacaacaacaaaaatagcccaattaaaacatgggcaagcctaggccgggcgcagtggctcacacctgtaatcccagcactttggaggccgaggcgggtggatcacaaggtcagaagatagagaccatcgtggctaacacggtgaaaccccatctctactaaaaatacaaaaaaaaaaaattagctgggcatggtggccggtgcctgtagtcccagctattcaggaggctgaggcaggagaacggtgtgaacccaggaggcgtagctcacagtgagcaaagatcacaccactgcactccagcctgggcgatagagcaagactccatctcaaaaagaaaaaaaaaatggacaagtctaaatagccatttctccaaagataagagagaaatggccaataagtacatgacTATATAGCTAATAACATTAGCTATAAAGAAAATAcgaatcaaaatcacaataaagCACCACTTCACTTCTCACCCATCAGCATGGCTAGAatcagacaataacaagtgttggtgaggatgtggagaaattggaactttcATACATTTctggtgtgaatgtaaaatgatgcaaacTCTTTGGAAAAACTCTGGTAGCTCCCCAAAAGATTAAAGAgtcaccatatgacccagcaattccacccctAGGTATAACCCAACTCAAGAAATCATTAAAACATAGGTTCACACAAAAACGTATACAAGAATGTCTATaccatgattctttttttttgagatggagtcttgctctgtcgctcaggctggagtgcagtggcacaatctcagctcactgcaagctccgcctcccgggttcacgccatttcttctgcctgagcctcccgagtagctgggactacaggtgcctgccaccatgcccagctaattttttttgtatttttagtagagatggggtttcaccttattagcGAGGATGGTtgcaatctcctgacctcatgatctgcccgcctcggcctcccaaagtgctgggattacaagcgtgagccaccgcgcccagtctagCATGATTCTTAATAGCCAATGTAGacacaaatgtctatcaactgataaataaaatgtggtttatCCACACACTGGAatattagcaataaaaaggaatgagggaaTGGCACAAGCTATGACATAGgtaaaccttaaaaacattatgctacgTAAAAGAAGCCCATCACAAAGACCacattgtgtgattccatttatatgaaatacctaGAGAATAGACAAATTTATAGATGTaggattagtggttgcctagggctaaGAATGGTTAGGTAAACGAGGAGTGACCGCTAACGGGTACAAGTTTCTTTTTAGGAtagtgaaaatgttctaaaattgattgtggtgatggtggcacaattctgtgaatatattaaaaaccactgaactgttATTTAAGTAATCAAATtacatggtatgtgaattatatcttaatgaGACTCAGCCCCTCCCCCAGATttaattagaagtggagccttgtcatcaatattttttaagagTTTCCAGAGTGATTCTATTACATTGAAGTTGAAGGCCTCTGCTAAGGAGACGgagaaaaaacccaaaacaccaCTCATACCTCCTGGGGATCCACAACACAGTAGTGATACAAATACTGATCCACGTAGAGTCCAGTAGCTGCAGGTGTATAAAATTGGTTGCAGAGGGCATATATTTGTGAACCATACAGAGATCCAGAAGACTGAGCAGTTGGGTTCACTCCCATTATATAGACAATTGTGGCAATAAACACCATGATGCCCAGGATAGCACTCACTATTATCACACTTAAGTAGTATCTTcttgttctggacatttcagatCTTATAACACTGGTAACAAAGATCACCAACGCGGCAATGAAACAAAAGGCAGCCATGGCCAACATGAAGCCCTTTGCTGCTCTTGGGTCTGTATAGCCTCCGTAGCCATAGCCATAACCATAGCCATAGCCATAGCCACTTCCGTAGCTACCAAAGCCACTTCCTCCATAAGGGTAGCCTACACTACCTCCTAAAAGGGAAGTTCCATAGCCTCTGTCCCAGGCAAGCGTGGAGGCCACACAGGCAAAGATGGCAATGCACATCACAATAATGAGCATAGACAGAATCCGAATCACTCCTGGAGGAGAGGTCCATTTGTAGAAGTGAAGAATTTCATCTTCTGGGTAAAAAGAGTATGCTGGCTGAGAGAGCATTGGTCGAACATGCATCTCTCCACCATATATGTCATTGCTTGGTGCATAATGATTCGGTTTGCtgaaatgaacatgaaaataatttcaagttaGCATTTTTTGGTAGTAAGCAGAAAGAACACAACTTATTTGGAATAATTTAAACCATTGGGTAAATGAAACTAAAGCTTATCTGTGCACaggaatcacctggagggcttgttaaaacataaGATTATTGGCCTCTAGCCACAACCCATTCTGCTCAGACATTTGGGTTATCTCTGTTTGGGGGTATTGTAAACAGTTTAACTATAAACATCCTTGAATGTGTATTCTGGTACAGAACAGTACTTATTTTTctagggtatatacccaggagaaTTTCTGGatcacatatttttatatcttcaacTTCACTAGACAgtatcaaactgttttccaaagtgattgtaccaaTTACCTACAGTGGAATGGGTAACTgtaatatatccatacaatggaatactccATAGCTATACTGTCCAATGTGGCAGCCACTAGCCACTTGGGTCTATCATACACTTGAAATGTATCTAgtccggctgggcacggtggctcatgtctgtaatcccagcactttgggaggccgaggtgggtggatcacttgaggtcaggggttcaagaccagcctggccaacatggtgaaatccccatctctactaaaaatacaaaaattagccagacgtggtggcatgcgcttgtaatcccagctactcaggaggctgaggcacgagaattgcttgaacccgggaggtggaggttgcagtgagccgagatcgtgccattgcactctaccctgagtgacagagcaagactccgtctcaaaaaaaaaaagaaatgtggctagtccaaacTGAGATACGCTGTTAAAATGCACAGTggagagtctgaggtgggcggatcacttgaggccaggagtttgagaccagcctggagaacatggtaaaaccctatctctactaaaaatacaaaaattagccaggcatggtgacacatgcctgtaatcccacttacttgggaggctgaggcacgaaaatcaagaatcacttgaacccaggaggcagaggttgcagtgagctgcgatcacacccactgcactccagcctgggtgacagggcaaaaaaatttaaaaatgcacaatgGATTTCAAAGATATAATATgaagaaagaatgtaaaatatttcctgaatCATTCATTTTTTACATCAATCACATGATGAAGTAATGTTTTAGATATACAAGATTaagtgaaatatattaaaattaatttcttcttttggccgggcacggtggctcacgcttgtaatcccagcactctgggaggccgaggcgggtggatcacctgaggtcaggagttcgagaccggcctggctatcctggtgaaaccccatctctactgaaaatacaaaaactagttgggcgtggtggtgtgtgcttgtaatcccagctacttgggaggctgaggcaggagaatcacttgaacccaggaggtggaggttgcagtaagccgagaccgtgccattgcactccagcctgggcaaaaagagcaaaactctgtcttaaaaaaaaaaaaaattatctttttatttttaatgaaagtataaaattacatatatggctCATGTTATATTTCTACAGTGCTATGAAGCCAAAACTGATGAACTATGAATACATGCAGTTACAGGTAATgctgaaaaacatgaaaaaatacatatagcattattatatttacataaagttttaaaacaggtaaaactggccagatgtggtggctcacacctataatcccagcactttaggaggtgggcgggtcacctgaggtcaggaatttgagaccagcctggccaacatggcgaaaccccgtctctactaaaagcataaaaattggTTGTGCATTGTGGTggttacctgtaatcccatctacttgggaggctgaggcaggagaattgcttgaatccaggaagcggaggttgcagtgagccaagattgcgccactgcactccagcctgggcaacaaagtgagactctgtctcaaaaataaataaataaaacaggtaaaACTAAACTGAAATGTTTAGGATATACAAgatgataaaatgataaaagcagGTAATGATCATACGTCAGGACAGTGGTCTCcagagaaaaggagaggacaCAGGGAAGGACTTTGAAGTGTTCTGTTTCTTGACCTGGGTGATGAGTATGTATGTTTGCTTGGTCTTTCCTCATGATCTCCTACATATGTTCTGTGTCCTTTTCTTTATGTATGTTGCAGTTCACCATTATTTACAAAAGCAACACAAAATAAGTGTCAGATTAGTGGTGCACTACTCAATTACTATATTCTCtagtatgttttaaaaactgtattgtCATAAACAACTTGTGTCCCCACCATGTTTTAGGCACTAGTAAGGAGGTTAAAGAACTGGAACACAACCTTCACGTGatattgtaaaatatgtatttagtcttcatctccattttctggcatacaactcctaaaatcttTGGACTCTCCAAAGTGATAAGTATCCCTTATATGCTAATGGGATGATAGGTTCCTGGCAGCCCTAGGAAGCTTCAGGATGGGAGCtaggattagagggttggaacttttcAGCCCCCAACCCCCTCTGGACAGGAAAGAGGGGCTGAAGCTTAAACTgctcaccaatggccaatgatttagtcaatcatgcctatgtcataaagcttccataaaaacccaaaaggaccgAATTCACAGAACTTCTGGACAGCTGAACATGTGCaagttcctggagggtggcacaACCAGGGAGGGCTGCTTCCCACATACCTCGCCCTGTCCACCTCTTCATCTGGTGTTTGTTGGCATCCATTGTAAtatcatttgtttgttcattcattcattcattcttaaaagacagggtttccctatgttgcccaggctggcctcaaactcctgggctcaagcaatcctcctgcctcagccttctgagtagctgggataacaggcatgcaccaccacacctggcttttgtaataccctttataataaaccagtaatgGTAAGTactgtttccctgagttctgcaAGCCACTTTAGCAAATTAATTGCACCCAAGGAGACAACTGTGGGAATCCTGATTTACTGTAGGTGGGTCAGAAACACAGGCCACAACCTGAGCTTGTGGCTGCTACGTGaagtgggggcagtcttgtgggaatGAGCCCTGAACCTGTGATCTGATGCTATCTCtgacagtgtcagaattgaactgaTAATTAGAGGACACACAGCTATTGTCCACTGTAGAACTGATTACTTGGTTGCTGGTGGGGAAATATCCCCACAAATTCTGGTGATCAGAGGTCACAGATGTGTTGTGACAGAACAGCAGGAGAAACTGTTTGTTTTTGCCTATATCACACTCCACTACACTTATCATGGTTAAAGCTGCAAACTACTTAGAGGAGGAAATCCATATCAATGTTTGATAGCAAATTTGGAATTCAAAAATTCACTGATAAGTCTTCACATGACCAAGGAGCCCAAAACCCCTCAACACTGCTTGTTT is from Pan troglodytes isolate AG18354 chromosome 4, NHGRI_mPanTro3-v2.0_pri, whole genome shotgun sequence and encodes:
- the OCLN gene encoding occludin isoform X1 yields the protein MSSRPLESPPPYRPDEFKPNHYAPSNDIYGGEMHVRPMLSQPAYSFYPEDEILHFYKWTSPPGVIRILSMLIIVMCIAIFACVASTLAWDRGYGTSLLGGSVGYPYGGSGFGSYGSGYGYGYGYGYGYGGYTDPRAAKGFMLAMAAFCFIAALVIFVTSVIRSEMSRTRRYYLSVIIVSAILGIMVFIATIVYIMGVNPTAQSSGSLYGSQIYALCNQFYTPAATGLYVDQYLYHYCVVDPQEAIAIVLGFMIIVAFALIIFFAVKTRRKMDRYDKSNILWDKEHIYDEQPPNVEEWVKNVSAGTQDVPSPPSDYVERVDSPMAYSSNGKVNDKRFYPESSYKSTPVPEVVQELPLTSPVDDFRQPRYSSSGNFETPSKRAPAKGRAGRSKRTEQDHYETDYTTGGESCDELEEDWIREYPPITSDQQRQLYKRNFDTGLQEYKSLQSELDEINKELSRLDKELDDYREESEEYMAAADEYNRLKQVKGSADYKSKKNHCKQLKSKLSHIKKMVGDYDRQKT
- the OCLN gene encoding occludin isoform X2, which encodes MSSRPLESPPPYRPDEFKPNHYAPSNDIYGGEMHVRPMLSQPAYSFYPEDEILHFYKWTSPPGVIRILSMLIIVMCIAIFACVASTLAWDRGYGTSLLGGSVGYPYGGSGFGSYGSGYGYGYGYGYGYGGYTDPRAAKGFMLAMAAFCFIAALVIFVTSVIRSEMSRTRRYYLSVIIVSAILGIMVFIATIVYIMGVNPTAQSSGSLYGSQIYALCNQFYTPAATGLYVDQYLYHYCVVDPQEAIAIVLGFMIIVAFALIIFFAVKTRRKMDRYDKSNILWDKEHIYDEQPPNVEEWVKNVSAGTQDVPSPPSDYVERVDSPMAYSSNGKVNDKRFYPESSYKSTPVPEVVQELPLTSPVDDFRQPRYSSSGNFETPSKRAPAKGRAGRSKRTEQDHYETDYTTGGESCDELEEDWIREYPPITSDQQRQLYKRNFDTGLQEYKSLQSELDEINKELSRLDKELDDYREESEEYMSADYKSKKNHCKQLKSKLSHIKKMVGDYDRQKT